Proteins from one Elgaria multicarinata webbii isolate HBS135686 ecotype San Diego chromosome 3, rElgMul1.1.pri, whole genome shotgun sequence genomic window:
- the LOC134395921 gene encoding zinc finger protein 436-like isoform X3: MELSQVAFEEVAVYFSEQEWAWLDADERALYWEVMQENYEHVTSLGVLFTLTDSKISCRIPLAPSCSSSTMELPESQVAFEEVAVYFTEQEWACLDANERALYWEVMQENYEHVTSLAGDSSLQASPKATERHGSLLGSSQEKDSLSPNACNNSHKPARQQEKKPVEQLGGMTPFKGSNKAANCPPAEVGERKDSCPKCGKSFCHKSALTAHLRIHTGEKPYQCQECGKSFNQSSALTQHQRIHTGEKPYVCLSCEKRFSQSSALTQHQRIHTGERAYTCLDCGKSFVYQSALIRHRRIHTGEKCYKCPDCGKGFNQSSNLITHRKIHTGNGTVCGSEKKNPQPEAREKSKPPGTVCKTVQQMCPRNPQLEKDLQNGGGVERNPLERGQDPPLASTGSFISQKDFTIKTGVRRFKRPLVCDDCGKNFRYSSHLVNHLRIHTGEKPYNCTDCGKNFIQSSALKRHQRSHRGDRPYQCADCGKSFSRNSHLAKHRGIHTGEKPYECLECGKKFSVKMNLVIHQRIHTGEKPYACLECGKCFSQRAHFIIHRRIHTGEKPYECPDCGKTFRVSSHLVTHQRIHMGKTSFICPDCGKSFNGSQQFIQHKRVHTTRESCQLPSVGISIKIEGSNYSPETD; encoded by the exons ATGGAGCTCTCCCAG GTGgcttttgaggaggtggccgtgtaTTTCTCGGAGCAGGAGTGGGCCTGGCTGGATGCGGACGAAAGGGCCCTCTACTGGGAAGTCATGCAGGAGAACTACGAGCACGTGACTTCGCTGG GGGTCCTTTTCACCCTGACAGACAGCAAAATTTCATGTCGGATTCCTCTGGCACCATCCTGTTCTTCCAGCACCATGGAGCTCCCCGAG TCGCAGGTGgcttttgaggaggtggccgtatATTTCACGGAGCAGGAGTGGGCCTGTCTGGATGCAAATGAAAGAGCCCTCTACTGGGAAGTCATGCAGGAGAACTACGAGCACGTGACTTCGCTGG CAGGTGATAGTTCCCTACAAGCAAGCCCCAAAGCTACAGAACGACATGGGAGTTTGCTGGGCAGTTCCCAAGAGAAGGACTCTCTAAGCCCTAATGCTTGTAACAATAGCCACAAGCCAGCAAGGCAGCAGGAGAAGAAGCCGGTGGAGCAGCTTGGTGGAATGACCCCATTCAAAGGAAGCAACAAGGCTGCAAATTGTCCTCCAGCTGAAGTGGGAGAAAGGAAGGATTCTTGTCCcaagtgtgggaaaagcttctgtCACAAATCAGCACTCACTGCACATctgagaattcacacaggagaaaagccctaTCAATGCcaggagtgtgggaaaagcttcaatcAGAGTTCAGCCCTAACTcagcaccagagaatccacacaggggagaaaccctacgtCTGTCTCAGTTGTGAGAAAAGGTTCAGTCAGAGTTCAGCACTTACTCAGcatcagagaattcatactggagagaGGGCTTACACATGCCttgactgtgggaaaagctttgtTTACCAGTCAGCCCTGATTCGGCATCGGAgaatccacactggagagaaatgCTATAAGTGCCCTGACTGTGGGAAGGGCTTCAACCAAAGCTCCAACCTTATTACACACCGGAAAATTCATACTG GTAATGGGACAGTTTGTGGGAGTGAGAAGAAGAATCCCCAGCCAGAAGCTCGTGAGAAATCAAAACCACCTGGAACAGTTTGCAAAACAGTTCAACAAATGTGTCCTCGCAATCCTCAGTTGGAGAAAGATCTTCAGAATGGGGGAGGTGTGGAGAGAAATCCTTTAGAGAGAGGTCAGGATCCACCTCTTGCTAGCACAGGCAGTTTCATATCTCAGAAGGACTTCACAATAAAGACAGGGGTCCGTAGGTTTAAAAGGCCGCTCGTGTGTGATgactgtggaaagaacttcagataCAGCTCCCATCTGGTGAACCACCtgaggatccacacaggagagaaaccctacaaCTGCacggactgtgggaaaaacttcaTTCAGAGCTCAGCCCTCAAGAGGCACCAAAGGAGCCACAGAGGCGACAGGCCCTATCAGTGTGCGGATTGTGGGAAAAGCTTTAGTCGGAATTCGCACCTGGCCAAACACCGGGGGATTCACACTGGAGAAAAACCTTACGAGTGCCTTGAATGTGGGAAAAAGTTCAGTGTTAAAATGAACCTGGTGATTCACCAgcgaatccacacaggagagaagccgtatgcgtgcttggagtgtgggaaatgttttagTCAGCGGGCCCATTTCATTATCCACCGgagaatccacacaggcgagaagccttatgaATGCCCTGACTGTGGAAAAACCTTTCGTGTGAGCTCACACCTTGTCacacatcagagaatccacatgGGGAAGACTTCGTTCATCTGTCCTGACTGCGGGAAAAGCTTTAACGGTAGCCAACAGTTTATTCAACATAAGAGGGTCCATACCACTCGAGAGAGCTGTCAACTGCCCAGTGTAGGGATATCTATTAAGATTGAAGGCAGTAACTACAGCCCTGAAACTGATTAA
- the LOC134395921 gene encoding zinc finger protein 436-like isoform X1 translates to MELSQSQVAFEEVAVYFSEQEWAWLDADERALYWEVMQENYEHVTSLGVLFTLTDSKISCRIPLAPSCSSSTMELPESQVAFEEVAVYFTEQEWACLDANERALYWEVMQENYEHVTSLAGDSSLQASPKATERHGSLLGSSQEKDSLSPNACNNSHKPARQQEKKPVEQLGGMTPFKGSNKAANCPPAEVGERKDSCPKCGKSFCHKSALTAHLRIHTGEKPYQCQECGKSFNQSSALTQHQRIHTGEKPYVCLSCEKRFSQSSALTQHQRIHTGERAYTCLDCGKSFVYQSALIRHRRIHTGEKCYKCPDCGKGFNQSSNLITHRKIHTGNGTVCGSEKKNPQPEAREKSKPPGTVCKTVQQMCPRNPQLEKDLQNGGGVERNPLERGQDPPLASTGSFISQKDFTIKTGVRRFKRPLVCDDCGKNFRYSSHLVNHLRIHTGEKPYNCTDCGKNFIQSSALKRHQRSHRGDRPYQCADCGKSFSRNSHLAKHRGIHTGEKPYECLECGKKFSVKMNLVIHQRIHTGEKPYACLECGKCFSQRAHFIIHRRIHTGEKPYECPDCGKTFRVSSHLVTHQRIHMGKTSFICPDCGKSFNGSQQFIQHKRVHTTRESCQLPSVGISIKIEGSNYSPETD, encoded by the exons ATGGAGCTCTCCCAG TCGCAGGTGgcttttgaggaggtggccgtgtaTTTCTCGGAGCAGGAGTGGGCCTGGCTGGATGCGGACGAAAGGGCCCTCTACTGGGAAGTCATGCAGGAGAACTACGAGCACGTGACTTCGCTGG GGGTCCTTTTCACCCTGACAGACAGCAAAATTTCATGTCGGATTCCTCTGGCACCATCCTGTTCTTCCAGCACCATGGAGCTCCCCGAG TCGCAGGTGgcttttgaggaggtggccgtatATTTCACGGAGCAGGAGTGGGCCTGTCTGGATGCAAATGAAAGAGCCCTCTACTGGGAAGTCATGCAGGAGAACTACGAGCACGTGACTTCGCTGG CAGGTGATAGTTCCCTACAAGCAAGCCCCAAAGCTACAGAACGACATGGGAGTTTGCTGGGCAGTTCCCAAGAGAAGGACTCTCTAAGCCCTAATGCTTGTAACAATAGCCACAAGCCAGCAAGGCAGCAGGAGAAGAAGCCGGTGGAGCAGCTTGGTGGAATGACCCCATTCAAAGGAAGCAACAAGGCTGCAAATTGTCCTCCAGCTGAAGTGGGAGAAAGGAAGGATTCTTGTCCcaagtgtgggaaaagcttctgtCACAAATCAGCACTCACTGCACATctgagaattcacacaggagaaaagccctaTCAATGCcaggagtgtgggaaaagcttcaatcAGAGTTCAGCCCTAACTcagcaccagagaatccacacaggggagaaaccctacgtCTGTCTCAGTTGTGAGAAAAGGTTCAGTCAGAGTTCAGCACTTACTCAGcatcagagaattcatactggagagaGGGCTTACACATGCCttgactgtgggaaaagctttgtTTACCAGTCAGCCCTGATTCGGCATCGGAgaatccacactggagagaaatgCTATAAGTGCCCTGACTGTGGGAAGGGCTTCAACCAAAGCTCCAACCTTATTACACACCGGAAAATTCATACTG GTAATGGGACAGTTTGTGGGAGTGAGAAGAAGAATCCCCAGCCAGAAGCTCGTGAGAAATCAAAACCACCTGGAACAGTTTGCAAAACAGTTCAACAAATGTGTCCTCGCAATCCTCAGTTGGAGAAAGATCTTCAGAATGGGGGAGGTGTGGAGAGAAATCCTTTAGAGAGAGGTCAGGATCCACCTCTTGCTAGCACAGGCAGTTTCATATCTCAGAAGGACTTCACAATAAAGACAGGGGTCCGTAGGTTTAAAAGGCCGCTCGTGTGTGATgactgtggaaagaacttcagataCAGCTCCCATCTGGTGAACCACCtgaggatccacacaggagagaaaccctacaaCTGCacggactgtgggaaaaacttcaTTCAGAGCTCAGCCCTCAAGAGGCACCAAAGGAGCCACAGAGGCGACAGGCCCTATCAGTGTGCGGATTGTGGGAAAAGCTTTAGTCGGAATTCGCACCTGGCCAAACACCGGGGGATTCACACTGGAGAAAAACCTTACGAGTGCCTTGAATGTGGGAAAAAGTTCAGTGTTAAAATGAACCTGGTGATTCACCAgcgaatccacacaggagagaagccgtatgcgtgcttggagtgtgggaaatgttttagTCAGCGGGCCCATTTCATTATCCACCGgagaatccacacaggcgagaagccttatgaATGCCCTGACTGTGGAAAAACCTTTCGTGTGAGCTCACACCTTGTCacacatcagagaatccacatgGGGAAGACTTCGTTCATCTGTCCTGACTGCGGGAAAAGCTTTAACGGTAGCCAACAGTTTATTCAACATAAGAGGGTCCATACCACTCGAGAGAGCTGTCAACTGCCCAGTGTAGGGATATCTATTAAGATTGAAGGCAGTAACTACAGCCCTGAAACTGATTAA
- the LOC134395921 gene encoding zinc finger protein 436-like isoform X2 produces the protein MELSQSQVAFEEVAVYFSEQEWAWLDADERALYWEVMQENYEHVTSLGVLFTLTDSKISCRIPLAPSCSSSTMELPEVAFEEVAVYFTEQEWACLDANERALYWEVMQENYEHVTSLAGDSSLQASPKATERHGSLLGSSQEKDSLSPNACNNSHKPARQQEKKPVEQLGGMTPFKGSNKAANCPPAEVGERKDSCPKCGKSFCHKSALTAHLRIHTGEKPYQCQECGKSFNQSSALTQHQRIHTGEKPYVCLSCEKRFSQSSALTQHQRIHTGERAYTCLDCGKSFVYQSALIRHRRIHTGEKCYKCPDCGKGFNQSSNLITHRKIHTGNGTVCGSEKKNPQPEAREKSKPPGTVCKTVQQMCPRNPQLEKDLQNGGGVERNPLERGQDPPLASTGSFISQKDFTIKTGVRRFKRPLVCDDCGKNFRYSSHLVNHLRIHTGEKPYNCTDCGKNFIQSSALKRHQRSHRGDRPYQCADCGKSFSRNSHLAKHRGIHTGEKPYECLECGKKFSVKMNLVIHQRIHTGEKPYACLECGKCFSQRAHFIIHRRIHTGEKPYECPDCGKTFRVSSHLVTHQRIHMGKTSFICPDCGKSFNGSQQFIQHKRVHTTRESCQLPSVGISIKIEGSNYSPETD, from the exons ATGGAGCTCTCCCAG TCGCAGGTGgcttttgaggaggtggccgtgtaTTTCTCGGAGCAGGAGTGGGCCTGGCTGGATGCGGACGAAAGGGCCCTCTACTGGGAAGTCATGCAGGAGAACTACGAGCACGTGACTTCGCTGG GGGTCCTTTTCACCCTGACAGACAGCAAAATTTCATGTCGGATTCCTCTGGCACCATCCTGTTCTTCCAGCACCATGGAGCTCCCCGAG GTGgcttttgaggaggtggccgtatATTTCACGGAGCAGGAGTGGGCCTGTCTGGATGCAAATGAAAGAGCCCTCTACTGGGAAGTCATGCAGGAGAACTACGAGCACGTGACTTCGCTGG CAGGTGATAGTTCCCTACAAGCAAGCCCCAAAGCTACAGAACGACATGGGAGTTTGCTGGGCAGTTCCCAAGAGAAGGACTCTCTAAGCCCTAATGCTTGTAACAATAGCCACAAGCCAGCAAGGCAGCAGGAGAAGAAGCCGGTGGAGCAGCTTGGTGGAATGACCCCATTCAAAGGAAGCAACAAGGCTGCAAATTGTCCTCCAGCTGAAGTGGGAGAAAGGAAGGATTCTTGTCCcaagtgtgggaaaagcttctgtCACAAATCAGCACTCACTGCACATctgagaattcacacaggagaaaagccctaTCAATGCcaggagtgtgggaaaagcttcaatcAGAGTTCAGCCCTAACTcagcaccagagaatccacacaggggagaaaccctacgtCTGTCTCAGTTGTGAGAAAAGGTTCAGTCAGAGTTCAGCACTTACTCAGcatcagagaattcatactggagagaGGGCTTACACATGCCttgactgtgggaaaagctttgtTTACCAGTCAGCCCTGATTCGGCATCGGAgaatccacactggagagaaatgCTATAAGTGCCCTGACTGTGGGAAGGGCTTCAACCAAAGCTCCAACCTTATTACACACCGGAAAATTCATACTG GTAATGGGACAGTTTGTGGGAGTGAGAAGAAGAATCCCCAGCCAGAAGCTCGTGAGAAATCAAAACCACCTGGAACAGTTTGCAAAACAGTTCAACAAATGTGTCCTCGCAATCCTCAGTTGGAGAAAGATCTTCAGAATGGGGGAGGTGTGGAGAGAAATCCTTTAGAGAGAGGTCAGGATCCACCTCTTGCTAGCACAGGCAGTTTCATATCTCAGAAGGACTTCACAATAAAGACAGGGGTCCGTAGGTTTAAAAGGCCGCTCGTGTGTGATgactgtggaaagaacttcagataCAGCTCCCATCTGGTGAACCACCtgaggatccacacaggagagaaaccctacaaCTGCacggactgtgggaaaaacttcaTTCAGAGCTCAGCCCTCAAGAGGCACCAAAGGAGCCACAGAGGCGACAGGCCCTATCAGTGTGCGGATTGTGGGAAAAGCTTTAGTCGGAATTCGCACCTGGCCAAACACCGGGGGATTCACACTGGAGAAAAACCTTACGAGTGCCTTGAATGTGGGAAAAAGTTCAGTGTTAAAATGAACCTGGTGATTCACCAgcgaatccacacaggagagaagccgtatgcgtgcttggagtgtgggaaatgttttagTCAGCGGGCCCATTTCATTATCCACCGgagaatccacacaggcgagaagccttatgaATGCCCTGACTGTGGAAAAACCTTTCGTGTGAGCTCACACCTTGTCacacatcagagaatccacatgGGGAAGACTTCGTTCATCTGTCCTGACTGCGGGAAAAGCTTTAACGGTAGCCAACAGTTTATTCAACATAAGAGGGTCCATACCACTCGAGAGAGCTGTCAACTGCCCAGTGTAGGGATATCTATTAAGATTGAAGGCAGTAACTACAGCCCTGAAACTGATTAA
- the LOC134395944 gene encoding zinc finger protein 239-like yields MLTKVKEENIDQESLLEGDGAQHAPRLNDVVELDKTVMPGEHILKKKHTCPDCGKNFCRRSDLVRHQKLHSGDRPYTCTKCGKGFVQSTHLIAHQKSHTREKPYFCPHCGRSFNQILNFNRHQRTHSKEPPFKCCDCDKTFSRSSNLIMHQRTHTGERPYKCFDCGNSFSRSSTLVTHQRTHTGEKPFKCQDCWKSFGRRSTLVMHQRIHTGEKPYKCPDCPETFSVKSGLLSHQRIHMTEKPYLCLECGKNFCRSADLIIHQRIHTGEKPYQCNDCGKKFNTNSHLVTHQRIHTGEKPYKCPECGKSFSYSSVLVGHQRVHTGEKPYACLKCGKTFRNNSHLITHQRVHSGEKPYECPECGRGFSVSSNLRKHRKLHEKEASLKCSE; encoded by the coding sequence ATGTTGACCAAGGTAAAAGAGGAGAACATCGATCAGGAAAGCCTCCTGGAGGGGGACGGAGCTCAGCATGCTCCCCGCTTGAACGACGTTGTAGAACTAGATAAAACAGTGATGCCAGGGGAACATATACTAAAGAAGAAACATACGTGTCCTGATTGTGGGAAAAACTTTTGCCGCCGTTCTGACCTTGTTCGACACCAGAAACTCCATTCAGGAGATAGGCCCTATACCTGCACTAAGTGTGGGAAAGGCTTTGTTCAGAGCACCCACCTCATTGCACATCAGAAAAGCCATACAAGAGAGAAGCCCTACTTCTGTCCTCACTGTGGGAGGAGTTTCAACCAGATCTTAAACTTCAATAGACATCAGAGAACCCACTCCAAGGAACCCCCTTTCAAATGTTGCGACTGTGACAAAACCTTCAGCCGCAGCTCAAACCTCATTATGCACCAAAGGACACACACAGGGGAGCGGCCCTATAAATGTTTTGACTGTGGAAATAGCTTCAGTAGGAGTTCAACTCTTGTTACACATCAGAGAACCCACACTGGTGAGAAACCTTTTAAATGCCAGGATTGCTGGAAAAGCTTTGGGAGGCGCTCAACCCTTGTGATGCaccagagaattcacacaggggagaagccttataaatgcccAGACTGCCCAGAAACGTTTTCTGTTAAATCCGGCCTTCTAagtcatcagagaatccacatgACAGAGAAACCCTATCTGTGCCTGGAATGTGGCAAAAACTTCTGTCGAAGTGCAGATCTCATTATTCaccagagaattcacacaggagaaaaaccatatcAGTGCAATGACTGTGGCAAGAAATTCAATACAAATTCACACCTTGTTACACATCAGAggattcacacaggagaaaaaccatataaatgccccGAGTGTGGGAAAAGTTTCTCTTATAGCTCAGTCCTTGTTGGCCACCAGAGagttcacactggagagaaaccttaTGCATGTCTCAAGTGTGGGAAAACCTTCCGTAACAATTCACACCTTATCACTCACCAGAGGGTGCACTCGGGAGAGAAACCTTATGAATGCCCTGAGTGTGGCAGAGGTTTTAGTGTAAGTTCCAATCTTAGGAAACATCGGAAACTCCATGAAAAAGAGGCATCTCTTAAATGTTCTGAGTAG